In Brassica napus cultivar Da-Ae chromosome C2, Da-Ae, whole genome shotgun sequence, the sequence CTCCTTCAGTATCCAAAAAAGAGTAGACATTATCCTTTGGGGAAATGCTACAATCACCGAAACCAATAACGAGTCGAGCTACGTCACATCCGCAGCTGAGCTACAAAACGACCAAGCAGCCCGCATCATCATAACATAAACAATCCAAAACACCGGAGACCCAAACCAAAATATCAACGTCGAACCAATATCAATCCCCCACCCTACCAGATCAGCGGTAGTATGACGCTTTGACTCAGCCGCCAGAGAAGAGCGAGAATGAAAAATGCTTAGAGTAACAGGACTCCTAGAGAAAGTAATCGTTCAGAAAAAGAAAGCCCAACCAAAAAACAGCTCGAGATCATACAACCAAAACCCGTATAGGGGGCAAGAGCACTACACACCAATGAAGAAATGGTACTACCCAACAATGAGGAATAACTACCAACCCAAAAACCGAATATACTTGGTTTATGGAGGATCAAAATTTTGCAACTCAATTAACTTGAACAAGGATTACTAGAGAAGAGCCAAAACTAGCATCGGAATCTGAGAACCCATCTTCGTTCCTAACCATGAAATAACCTTTCACGAAAACAAAAGTGTCGATCTGGATAAGCCACACTGCGACGCCTTGATCAAACGACTCGACGTAGGGGGATGCAAACTCTCTCGAGTAATGATCAACACCGGAAGCTCCGCTGACATTCTATTTTACGACGCCTTCAAAAGAATGGGTTTCACCAAAGCTCTCCTCAAACAAGAACTAACACCACTGATCGGCTTTGCTGGAGAAACGACATACTCCCTTGGATCAATCGACCTCGCAATCACGGCAGATATGTCTGAAATATCATTGAATTCATCGTTATAAATTGACCTGCCAATTTAACGCAGTACTCGAAAGACCTTGCCTATACAATATGAAGGCAGTCCCATCAACTTATCACCAATGCCTGAAATTCCCGACCCGAAACGAATCGAGACCATACGAGGAATTCAAAAGAGCTTGAGAAGCTATCTGGCCAGCTTCAAAGACATCAAGTCCtcatcaatttatttttctcacCAAAGCTGAGTATCGAGCATACAAGATGCTACTTAAAACGAACGTACACATCTGTGTACAAGAGCTAAAGACTACATGACCCcacaaacaaagagaaaaacaaTTGAACTACGTTAAGGCTTACCCCTCAACGAGGGTACGTAGGCATCTCGAGCTTAAGCCTAGCCGTCTCTTTCTAACAATAAAAGTtgcaaaaaaccaaaaaccaaaacttaCACTCTCAAGAAAGTCAAAGACCTAGTCCCAATTAGCATCAAGAAGCTTAACTTCTTGAGTATACGAATTAGTTCATTCCAACGTCTCCACAGATCTCGACTGCTATAAAAACCCGAAGATTCATAAACATCTAAGATCATAGGGAAGATAAGTACAACGAGTTCAACATGTTTTCCACCCAATCCATACGATAATCAATGCGCCAAAACCTCAACTTCTCCATCCCTTACACTACCATCCGCGGTCATCGACTTTAGCGCTCGGCTAACAAGCGAGGAGATTAGAGTTTACAACGGTTTGCCACCTCGCACGAAGTTAATTTAAGACTACTTCCTCGACCGAATAAGGAACCACGTCACTCTATACGACCCAATAATGAATCAAATCCATACATACATGAAAAGTATGACCAAAAGCAACGAGGACCGCTCCCCGCTCGATCCCTCAAGCAACCATAAAGGGAGGAAGAAACCaaagtttaagaaaaaatatagttCCTACGACTAACTTTATGTTCCCGTCCCGAATAAAAGCCGATCACAATAGACAATGGTTCAAGTTTTCTATTATAACTATTTTCGGTCAAACAAACACGATCAATTGTTAATATGAGGCCCTGATCAAGCCTTCAGATACAGTCAATGCCGCTCCACGCGGCAAAAACCATCGACAAAAGCTTATTAAAGTTAACGTTAATCGAACACCGAGATAGTATCAACTAGATCGATCTAAGGCCTTAAAATATAAACAACAGGTCTCAAAGCAGGAAAATAAGCCAAGTTGAAACCATAGAACTTGAGTTCACGTGAGACAATTGCAAAACAAGCATCATAGCGGCAAATATATTAAAGTGAGGGAAAAGAAATAAGCCTCCATCTTAAGACTagcaaaaacaaacaaatgaaaaggaaaaatgaGCAGTCCTACAAACGAAAACAAGCTTCATCGTGATGCCACCAGAGAACCTTGAACCTCGAAATCCTCAAAGACTTGTGGAAGATCGAGACCATGAGGAGACCAGTGTTACACAGCAGCCAGCTCAAGGATAGCCCTGCAGCCCATCTCCATTTCCTTCAAACGGCTGATTTCATATTCCGCCTCAGTCCTCTGTCCTTGATTTCTTCCAATAAACCAATTTTTGCAACCACCTCTCGAAGGTGGAAGGCCGCACtgacctcctcctcctctaaaGCCTTCAGAACCTCTCCATAGCCTTCCGCGAGTAATAGACATGCAACTCGAGAGGCCTTACGGACAAACTGATCACAGCGAGCCTCCAACTCCGCGTTATTTGCAGTCAAAGCTGTGATCTCGCAAGCCGCAACAGTATTTTAATACTTGGCCCTCTTCAGTTCATCCTTTGCCACCTTAGCTCTCTGGATCGCTTTTTACGCTCAGTCTGAACTGACTcgagctcctgcctcagctgcTTGATTGTGGCCTTCCTGGCTTCCACTTCCTCCCTTCTTGGATGATCCTAAAAATGGCCTTCCATCATCGCGAACAGTTCGTTGCTAGCCTCCATAACCTCGTGATCACAATCACAACTTATAAGGAGGGAGATAGACGAGGATGGAAGAGTAATGCAAGGATACCTTTGCATTAGCAATGACCATCTTGACATACGCATCCTTTTCCGTCATAGCGCTCAAGGCCGGAAGGTGACAGCCTCGAGGCCTTATGCATCAAGCAAGGCGAGCGAGATTCCCAGATCTTTGGTTATCGGGCCATCACCCTCATGAAAGAACCTCCATTTTGCCGGATCACGAGCCTCTGTGTCACCCACGATCGGAACCGGAGACACAACCTTTGCGGTTCAAGCTCGGGTACGTCTAGGCACACCCAAACCACTCAGAGGGTTGGAATTCGAGCTTAAAGAAACTGTAAACCCTTGTGCAATAGAAACCGTTCCTTTCTTCGCCTGGGAATCAAGGATCGTAACCAATGTTGAGTCGACCATGACCTCTTTCCCTCGAGTCGATCCGGCGGTCCGGAGCGTTGCTCTCCTCGACATCCTTCTGGCTAAACATCAAAACCAAATAGAAAAAGACTAACTTGCAACTAGAACCAGATATGAGCTTGCGACTACAGGAGATCGAACACGGCCCGCACTCAATCGTAGTCGAAAGACAGCCAATGAGGCCGGTCTTGGCAAAGAGATTTGATAATCTCTCGGAGATCGTCACTCATAGGCAAGCTCCCCGAGAGGACTAAAAAAAGAGGAGTAGAATCAATAGACGCATGCTTTATCCCAAAACGACTTGCAATAAAAAGAGATCGGTGAGCAAAACTGACCAATGTTTTCGGCCCATTCCCAGGTATTTTTAAGAAGTGAAAGTTTCCCATAGACGTTTTATTaaccttgaagaagaagaagtgttatCTCCATTTGTCATTACGGTATGAGATCCCTTCCACGATCTGGCGACCAGGCCAAATTGATATTAAGAAGGTTCCCAAGGCTCTGTTGTTCCACTTTATCAAGCATAGCTGACAGAGCTCCTCAATACCGAGCACCAATCCTTCCTCGCTAGCCCTAACCGACAATGTCAAGAAGTGTGAGAAAATTTGGGAACATCTTAGTAAACGACAAGCCCAGCTCTGCAAGTATCTTGAGCACCGGTTCCGGAATGGGAAAAGAAAGACCTCGATCCTCGAAATATGTAATGTAGAACCCGCAATACCCCTCTCAAATTCTCGAGAGTCTCATTCCCTGACACGAGATCAATCTTAACAGTGCGAGGAACCTTGCAATTATCGTAAAGGTTGTTGATGAGAATTCTTAGTAATGGGAACAGGAAAGGAGCAAAGTTTCAGCATCTAGGGTAGTCCTTGCAAAGAAGAGAGCTAGCAAAAGAAGGAAACAAATCGAAAGTAtaggagaaagaaaagaaaaaaaaatcggatattTATAAAGAGAAACTAAGGTGGGGCATCCACAATCTATGAGAACAGTAATGATGAGCGTTAATCCCTGGAATCAATCCTAGCCGCACGATGAAGAAATCATTGTTGTAGCGAGTTAAGTCTTGAGCAGTGGATTTATGACACCTGTTGGAAAGACTGTAACCCGTAGATTTTACCTTGATCGGAGTAAGCATGCTAAACAAGAATCAAAAACCTAGATAACCGCACCTTTTTGCTTCAGTTCTCCACTTAAAAGGGCTGGGGAACAATTGTTGGGCATGATTTTGCATATTCATCGACATAAACCGCGAAAGATCGACCTAAGAGCGACTTCGTGAGAAAATACCCGGCCCACTAATATTCGCCAAAGGAAGACGGGCTGAATATCAAAGTAAGAATCGAGCTGGACTTAGTCAAGAAAATCCTCTGCGATCTTCGAAACGGTTAGACGACTGGGGACTACATATATAAAGGAGAAATAGAGCAAGAGAAGGGCCACTTGAAACCCTAGACACAAACATCACCTTAATACATTTGTCTTAGTTCTTAGTCATTGTAATCCCTTTTCATTATAACCATCATTGTAATCTCTTTTCATTATAACCATTGTATTCGATCAATCTCTATCaataaagtttatttttgtCAACCGGAATCTCATTACATAGTTGCGTTTTGAAGATTTTGTTGTCAGATTATTCTATTCCTTAATCTTTTACCAAATACCTAGTGTGAGTTTTATGATTTACAAGGGGTATATCCACATTTCTAaagttttaaaaggaaaaaaaataaatatactataatttagaaattatttttattgaattttaaatttacaagATGAAGAAAAAAGGTAATAGCCTATATCTCTTATCTCTCAACCGCAACTTTTCTCTTGGCAGTATACCACCAATGGTCCAACACATATGATggcatataaatatttaaataaacctTGGAACTATCTATATCGATGCAGACACAAACGActgtatatatacacacatgtATTACTACTTCACTGTATCATTATTGTTCTCTCTAAATATTCGAATCTTGAACTTTTTCATTTTCACTATTCGATGTTGTCTCCTCTCATCGTTAACACAACCTCAAGAGAAAACTATATGGCGGCGGATTTCTCAGATTTTACGGCGGAAGGCTTGCCGGACTTCACGATGGTCGGAGAAGGAAGTCTTTATCTTCTTGAAGGAATCGATTACTACGACGACTTTTTCATTGGGTTCGATGGAGATGATGCTTTACCGGATTTGAAGATTGATTGCGATATTCTCGGCGAATATTCCGGCAGTTGGAGAGATGATGAACAAGAAATGGAGGGAAACACTTCGACAAAGTCGGAGACGTCAGAGAGAGACGGTGGTATGGTTAAGCTTGATGGTGGTGCTAGGACCCCCAAAACGGTGCGTAGAGGAAAACGTAAAgtgaagaaaaataaagattGTTTATCCCTTGACAatgaaattaagaaaaaagCCAAGGTATGTTTCTAAATACATTTTTTCCTAACAAATAACTTTTTCATTGACAAAATAATAGCTATTTTAATTTCCTTTCTTAAATAACAAGTATTAATCTCTGTTGAGTAGATTCAATGCAACAATTGTTGggtatttgagtttttttttaatatttgtggttTCAAATAATTGttcatctattttattttcataattaatcagagatatatatatttaggaattatctatattttttacTACTGATAAAATCTATGTTATGAACCAGTTTTCTTTTGTAGTAACAAATTCATAatattaaacttttataaaaatttataaatattaacagaAGAAATCAACCgttaataaataactaattcatgatttttaagtatatttaaattcatgattttaaatatataaaaccgTTCAATCTTCATCGATAAATccatatctataaaaattaatctttgtgataatttttatgtttaatatcAACCGTCCTTAAttataatactttttaataataactaatataactaatttatttatttataagacatgttaattttttggtttcaaaaatgtaatcttaaattttatattaatttaaaataagttttCACATATGGACCATCTAGTTTGTCGTTAATTAATACTTTTCTTCTTATGTATATGAAATAGTTTAATCTCTAGCAgcaaaattataatcttatattgaatatgtatatacatCGTTCTATTCTACAGATTTGGCTGGCCGAGtcgtttttaaataatttagtttttgtcAGAAAAGAATATGACATTTTATGTTTATGTGCAGCCTAGACCAATTAGTCATCTAATTTATCAATATTAAAtaacattataattttaaaaatatagttaatcAAATTATATCAATATTGtatgttgtttcaaaatatacaatgttttgagattgtaaagttaattttaacttttagaaactgttcaaccaataaaattttgcagttttttttataattagttgaataattttaaaattatatttttaattgtgaTTTTTAGAAGtacataattttcttaatttttgtgcaCTTAACCGAAACATCATATATTATGGAACTGAgggattatatattttttttttttaattattgctaAAATCAGGTGGATTGGACGCCAGAGTTACACCGGAATTTCGTACAAGCTGTGGAGCAACTAGGGATAGACAAAGCAGTGCCATCTCTCACTCGTCACAACGTTGCAAACCATCTCCAGGTATTGTACTACTCAAAAAGCCAGTAGATTATATCCTACATCAATTAATCTATAGAGGCTAGAGCTATGTTCTTAGGAATATAACCTATCCCCTGTTCAAAAACTCGGGCGCCTAGTTGCTAGCCGGACCCAAGCTAAAGCAATTTTGATGTAATCGGCCAACAAAATCGGAGACCAATTACTCGGCCATTAAACCGATTAGGCAGCCCATTAAGCCGATTAGACAGCCCAATTACCGACTAATCAGCCCATTAATTGGacttaaattataaactaagaaaatattttctagGCTTTAGCATGAAGCCCAAAGCCCAAATACTTTATCACTCTCTTAGCATTACTACTCCTTTCTTAGCATTACTACTCTATATATAGACTAAGGTTttgcctctctttttttttcctaaccGATGTGGGACTTTGCCCATCAGTCCTAATAATGCGAAAAATATTAATAGTGTCTATCGAACCCAGGTTGATGGACATAAGATCATAACATTTGGCCACTAGGAGACAGcgatcacattttttttttgcgcaTATGTTAATAGACATATATACATATGAGAAAAACTCAAAACTAGTCTAAGTTAAGGCATCACATATACTAACAATTAACCTTTTTTTAAAcccataaatataaattcaataataacatacaaaaaactattatattctaatatatttatattttatatttaatttaaatataataattaaactaGGCTCCGCGTATACCctgattaatccccgattttctgGTAACTCGCTAGGTCCGGGATCGCCGCCCGACTAACGCCTAGCGTAGTTCCGAACAAGGAACCTAACCAATCAAGATCTAtgtcattgaaaaaaaaaaaatctatattattgaGTATTAAAGCGATCTAAATAAACATCAACTCATATATTCACTAAAATGAGAATAATTGTGTGTTTTATCTTATAATAATAAGAGAAATATAGGTCATATCGGAAACATTTACTAGCGCGTGAAGCAGAAGCTGCGAACTGGAATCTCAGGCGGCATGCTACGGTGGCAGTTGCCGGATTAGGAGGGAAAAAGCCGTGGAAGGCTCCTGCCTTGGGCTATCCACCAAACGTGACACCGATGCATCACGGCCACTTCAGGCCTTTACACGTGTTGGGTCATCCTACATGGCCTAAACACAAGCATAACCATCCATCTTCGTCTACTCATCGGACGTATCCAATTCCGGCTGTTGCAGCACCTCCGTCATCTTGGCCTGGTCAGCCGCCATATTGGCACCAACAAGCACTATATCCACAGGTAAATTCATATGTAAATTTGACAGATTGGTTGCACggttaaaatgtaaaataataattattaaaaggGTTTATTTGTAGGGATATGGTATGGCTACACCGAATCATTCGATGTACAAtaataaatcagaaacaagcaTTGGTGTTCCCACAAGACAATTAAGCCCCACCACTAATCCGCCTATCGACATTCATCCCGTGCGTGCACCTTTAtttcttttgaatttctttGATTCCGAAATAAGTAATAATCCCAAAAGTTTTTGAGAACTTTGTTTAACTTGAtaaggttttttttctttttttgtaaaagggcTTTTTAACTTGATAAGGTTATCTCATTAATTGGTGTTTATCTccctttgaattttgttttttttttttgtcggttCAGTCTAATGAGAGCATAGACGCAGCTATAGGAGACGTCATAACAAAGCCCTGGCTACCTCTTCCTCTGGGACTGAAACCGCCCTTGACGGCGTCATGACCGAATTACAACGTCAAGGCGTTACTAATGTTCCTCATCTTCCTTGAGAGCACAATTCGTCGAAATCCTTTTTGGGTATCTTTCTAAGTATTTTTGCAAGGAATACAATATAATTCCTTGTTGCTTGATCATTGTGTTCAATATGAGTTCATGTATCGAAGTTAAAGCAAGTCTGTTTTTATCTAATTGCATCGTCTTGTTAGTCAATCAAACTTAATCCTACCTATTATATAAaagaacaacaaaataaatttaaatgtgTGGACAATTCTGAATTGTTTATGCTTTTTTACTTTTTGCTATCATGGTTCATTTGAGTTACATACACTTCCAAGTTCATATTTAAACCAATTG encodes:
- the LOC106389905 gene encoding transcription activator GLK2-like, translating into MMAYKYLNKPWNYLYRCRHKRLYIYTHVLLLHCIIIVLSKYSNLELFHFHYSMLSPLIVNTTSRENYMAADFSDFTAEGLPDFTMVGEGSLYLLEGIDYYDDFFIGFDGDDALPDLKIDCDILGEYSGSWRDDEQEMEGNTSTKSETSERDGGMVKLDGGARTPKTVRRGKRKVKKNKDCLSLDNEIKKKAKVDWTPELHRNFVQAVEQLGIDKAVPSLTRHNVANHLQKYRSYRKHLLAREAEAANWNLRRHATVAVAGLGGKKPWKAPALGYPPNVTPMHHGHFRPLHVLGHPTWPKHKHNHPSSSTHRTYPIPAVAAPPSSWPGQPPYWHQQALYPQGYGMATPNHSMYNNKSETSIGVPTRQLSPTTNPPIDIHPSNESIDAAIGDVITKPWLPLPLGLKPPLTAS